In Pirellulales bacterium, the genomic window CGGGCGACCCTGGAAAAGGCGTTGCAAATGGTGGCCGACGAGCTGGGAGCCGAAATAGTAATCATGGGGGCTGACCTGCAGGCCGAGGGAATTACGAAAAATCAATCTTTCGGACTCGAAGAACGCGACCAATCCGCCCGAGAAATTTTGCAAAAGATCATGATTCGGGCGAACTCTGACGGTAAGCTGGTATATGTGATTAAGCCCCCTGCAGGGGGCAACGGAGAGGCTCTCTACGTTACGACGCGCGCCGCCGCTAAGGGACGAGGCGACACGCTGCCCGCCGAGTTCGCGGAAAAGTGAATCCGGTTCGATGCGGGTGGCATCGTCAGAGGCGTCTTAGCGGATCGCTGCCCAGCCAGTTTCGGGAACGCGACCATGGAATTGTTCGCGATCACCTGCACGACGTGCCAGGCCCGGCTGAAGGTGCGCGATCCGGCAGCCATTGGCAAGATTCTGGCCTGCCCTAAATGTCAGAGCATGGTGCAGGTCGTCGCGCCCGCTGGTTGGCGACCGAGTGCGCCGGCGCCCGCGCCGGCACCGATGCCCGAATCGGCCCCGCACGCCAGTGGCGTCGACGCCAATTCCGGCAGCGTGACGCTGAATATGATTTCGCCCGATTATGCGCGCGCCGCGAAACAGGCGCAATCTACTGCGTCGCAGAAAACGCCCGCAGCTGCCAAGGCTTCCATCGCAGCTCCCACCGCGGCGACAGACGCAGTGCCAACGACAGCGCTAACATCGGCACAGGCGGCTGCATCGGCCGCACCGCTGGTTGCCTCGAATCCTGTGACGGCGCCGGTTGACCCCTACTCGGAAATCAATCCGAACGATATTCCTCCGGTGCCCATGGACGAGCCCGGCGAAAGCCTGGCTACTCGGCTATTGGAAGGAGCCGTGCGTCATCGACTGGTGCTGCTCTGTTCTCCGGTGGCGGCGCTAGTGATCGCTCTCTTGGCATGGATCTTGTTTCGTCCGGGCGACGTGGCGAATGCACCGCCTTCGCTCGCTGATTCGCAATCAGTTGCTGTCGATGCCCCGGCCGATAACACGGATCAACCTGTAGAGGCCGTGCCCAACACGGACGTAGTTCAAGTGGCCGCCGACGGTGCGGCGCCCGGCGCTACCGCCGAGCAACCAAAAGTCGCGGACACAGGGCAGGACGATCCGGCCGCCGCGACTCAGGCTGAGCAGGCACCTGCGCACGAGGACACGGCCAACGCTGACACCGGCTCGGCAGAACCCGGTGCCGAGCCAGCGGCTGAACCTGCCGGGGCAGATCAACCGGCGGCGACGGTCGCTGCGCGACCGACCACCGATCGGGCGCTAGTCCCAGCGGCGAAACAACCGGTCTCCCCCTTTGCCCCGCCGCAAACTCCGGCGGCAATCGAGAATACGGCCGCGGACGCAAATCAGGCCGAGATGGCGCCCGCGGCGCCTGCCGCTAATGCGACGGAACCGGCCGACGATGACGTGCTGGTGGCGCAAGAGTCGGCCCCGCAAATTGACGTCCCCGAGCGTTTGGACGATCCATTGACGGCCATTCAATTCAAGCGCGTGACGCTGGCCGACTTCTGTGACTTTTTGTCGCGATTGAGCACCATACCGATCACGCTGGACGTTGACGGAATGGCCGCGATCGGAGCCCGGGCCAGCGACTTGATCTCGATCACGGCCGAGGACACGACCGTCGGCCAGGTGCTGGTGGAAGTGCTGGCCAAACGTGGATTGGTTCACGTCATCCACGGCCAGCAGTTGACAGTGACTTCGCCGGAGGGACGGGCGGGCGGCGAGGCAACCATCCGATACGATGTCCACGACCTGGCGGCTGCCGGCGGTGATAACGCGGGGCATTTGGCCACGCTGGTAGCCCGCTATGCAGCGCCCGCTGCTTGGCAAGAACATGGCGGCAGCGGTCGCATAACAAGCAGCGACGACGAGCTGATCGTCGAGCAGACGTCGCTGGTGCAGCGGCGCGTGGTCGACTTTCTTAACAAGCTGCGTGTCGTGCGCGGCGTGGCGGCAAAGGACACGGCCCGCAGCGAGGAAGTGTCCCTGAAGACTCGCTATAGCCGCGCCAAGACCATTCTCGACAAGCAGGTCACCGCGAATTTTGGTTTGGAAACGCCGCTGTGCGAGGTACTGGCCTGGCTGGCGCGCAACACGGGGGCACGGATCCTCATCGACGAGGCATCGTTGGACGAAGCAGGCTTATGGTGCCGCTCGCCGGTCACCGTGATCGCCGATCACGAGGCATTTTACGAAGTGCTCACCGGACTCTTGACCCCGGCCGGCATGACTTACCGCGTCGTCGACGAGCGAACCCTGCAGGTCTTCGCCCGACGCAGTTTGCCAAATCGCCTGGAGTTCGAGGTTTATCCCGTCACCGGTTTGCTGGCCAACCGGCTTGATCCGCAGGAGATGCTGGCCCGACTGCGTGATCGCTTTGATGCGGCCTCTTGGATCGAAGGGGGTGGATTGGGTTCGGTTGAGCTCGACGAAGCCGGCAAGTGCTTGCTTGTGGTGCAAAGCCCCGAGTCGCAAATTCGCATGGAGCATTTGCTGTTGCGAGCGCAAGCGCCGAATCGCGCCGCCAAATAAATGCGCGCGTCATCAGATCGATCCCGTATCTTTTCTCGGGAGCGCACTTGAGAAAAACCAAGTGCAGCACGGCCGCCACGACGATTTTTCCGCGGTCTGGCATCTTGCGGCCGGCCCCCCTGCAGCGCAGAATATCTGCATGACCTCGACCCATACCACCTACTGGTTCTGGTTTTACTTTACCCCGACGGGTCGCGGGGCCGGAGGACGTATTTAATCCTCACGCGACGAGCTGTAGCACCAAAGCCCCGACGACCCAAGACTGGTCGTCGGGGCTTTTTTTGTTCCTATTTCGCAACCATTACGTTTCCGCTTTCAAATCGCAACTTTCCTGGCACGGCGCGTCCTGAACAAAGCCCTCGTTTTTTTGTCGCACAGGGCAGCAAATGGGTTCGTCCGCCGTCGCACCACCCCACTATTCTCCAGAGGAGTCCAACCGGTGATCGTCGTCATGAAAAAAGATGCTACGCGGGAGCAAATCGATCACATGGTCGAGCGCATTTCCAAGCTGGGGCTGAAGCCGCATGTGCTCAACGGAGTTGAGCGGACTGTCGTGGCGGCCATCGGCCCCGAGCGCGACGGGCTGAAGGAATCTCTGGAAAGTGGCGTCGGCGTGGCCGAAGTGCTGCCGATCCTGGCTCCCTACAAGATCGCCAGCCGCGAGGTAAAGTCCGAGCCGACCGTGATCCGCACCGGCAGCCTGACGCTAGGCGGCAATACGATCGGCGTCATCGCCGGCCCCTGCTCGGTCGAGACCGAGGAACAGTTGCTCTCAACAGCGCGCGCCTGCCAGGCCGCCGGCGCGACGGCACTGCGCGGCGGCGCTTTCAAGCCGCGCACCAGTCCCTATAGCTTCCAAGGCTTGAAAGAAGACGGGCTGAAGTTGCTGGCCGCGGCCCGCGAAGCAACCGGCCTGGCCGTGGTCACGGAAGTAGTGGCCACGGAGGACGTCGCGCTCGTGGCCCGTTATGCCGACGTGCTGCAGATCGGCGCTCGCAACATGCAAAACTACCGCCTCTTGGAAGCGGCCGGCAAAGGGGGCAAGCCCGTGCTGCTGAAGCGCGGCCCCAGCGCCACGATGGAGGAGTTGCTGCTAGCGGCCGAATACATCCTGGACGCCGGCAACCCCGACGTGATGCTGTGCGAGCGCGGCATTCGCACCTTCGAAACGCATACGCGTTTCACGCTGCCGCTGGCCTCGGTGGCCTACCTGCACGCCAAGACACACTTGCCGGTTGTGGTCGATCCCAGCCACGGCACAGGTCATACCTACCTGGTGCCGCAAATGGCCGCAGCCAGCGTGGCCGCCGGCGCCGATGGCCTGATCCTCGAGGTTCATCCCGACCCCGAAAACGCGCTATCCGACGGCTACCAATCGCTCACCTTTAAACAGTTCGCCGACACAATGGCCCTGTGCCGCCGCGTGGCCGAAGCGCTGGGGAAGAAAATGTAGGAAACGATGCACTCGAAAGGATAAATGCTGAACGGCCGGCACCCACGGCGTGCCAAACTTGCCGTCCCGAATTCACCATTTTGCATTCTGCATTTATCATTTCTCTTGACACCGTACGACACCTGCCGTAAGATCACGGACATGGTTACGGCAGCGGTCGTACAGCGGGGCCGGAACAATTTCCCGTAGAGGCGCGTGATGGCGAAGGAAGTGCCTACGCTCGGCGAGCTCGAGATTCGCATACTGGGGCTGGTCTGGCATCAGCAGCCCTGTACCGAGCGTACGATCTGGGACCTGGCGCGCAAGGAACGGGCAGTGGGCCGCACCACGGTGCTCAAGACCATGCAGCGCTTGGAAGGTAAAGGGCTGTTGGTGCGTGTGCCTGGCGAGGTTCCGGTGCAATTCCGCGCCGCTGTCGAACCGCAGCGGCTGCTGCCGTCGCTGGTGGAACGATTCGTCGAACGCACATTGGGCGGTTCGACGGCTCCGCTAGTGGCCTACCTGGCGGATCAAGAGAAATTAAGTGCCAAAGACCTGGCCGCGCTGCGGGCGATCGCCCGCAAACTGACTGACGAAAAACAAGACTCGTAAGGGGCCACACCACGTGTCCGCCGCGACTTGGAACTTGTTGGCAGCCGATTGGTCGGCCCTACTGATCGCCGTCGTCTGGCAGTCGACGCTGCTAGCGGCTGTCGTGGCAGTCGTGGCCTGGCTACTGCGGCGCTCGACCCCGTCGATCCGCTACTGGTTGTGGCAGATCGTGGCGATCAAGATTCTCTTCGCGCCGCTATGGACGTTAGCAGTTCCCTTGGCATGGGTACCTGAAGTCTCGCCGTTTTCCGCCATGTCGTCGCGCGAACACGTGGCTTCGACGCCGCCCGCCGCGGCGCAGTCCAAGTCCGCCCTGGCGGAGTCGGCCCTATTGACGGCCCGCTCGTCGCCCGTGGCGCCATCGCCGCCGGCCGCCGAAACTGGGACGCCCTCGCTGCCGATCGCGCCCGGCGGACCAATGGCCGTCCCATCAACGTCGGCGCTGTCCTGGCGAGCCTGGTTGATGTTCGCATGGGCCGTGATTGTCGTCGCACAATTGGTCGTGCTCTTGGGGCAGCGAGCACGGCTGGTAAGGCTATTGCGCCAAGCGTCGCCGGCGAGCGCGGCGCTCGATACGTTGGTCGCTCAATGTGCGACCCGGCTGCGACTCGGACGTGTGCCGCGTGTATTGGTGACTGAGGTGGAGT contains:
- a CDS encoding BlaI/MecI/CopY family transcriptional regulator yields the protein MAKEVPTLGELEIRILGLVWHQQPCTERTIWDLARKERAVGRTTVLKTMQRLEGKGLLVRVPGEVPVQFRAAVEPQRLLPSLVERFVERTLGGSTAPLVAYLADQEKLSAKDLAALRAIARKLTDEKQDS
- a CDS encoding M56 family metallopeptidase, which gives rise to MSAATWNLLAADWSALLIAVVWQSTLLAAVVAVVAWLLRRSTPSIRYWLWQIVAIKILFAPLWTLAVPLAWVPEVSPFSAMSSREHVASTPPAAAQSKSALAESALLTARSSPVAPSPPAAETGTPSLPIAPGGPMAVPSTSALSWRAWLMFAWAVIVVAQLVVLLGQRARLVRLLRQASPASAALDTLVAQCATRLRLGRVPRVLVTEVECSPFVCGLSRTVMVLPRSLESLLPQNEIEPVLIHELAHVKRYDLFFGWIPQLARMFYFFHPIAHLVAFRTRLEAELACDGWAMAESGHGAGAYADLLVRVVSRLSEPAMLRSGSTASAGLDGQESLSDT
- the aroF gene encoding 3-deoxy-7-phosphoheptulonate synthase, which encodes MIVVMKKDATREQIDHMVERISKLGLKPHVLNGVERTVVAAIGPERDGLKESLESGVGVAEVLPILAPYKIASREVKSEPTVIRTGSLTLGGNTIGVIAGPCSVETEEQLLSTARACQAAGATALRGGAFKPRTSPYSFQGLKEDGLKLLAAAREATGLAVVTEVVATEDVALVARYADVLQIGARNMQNYRLLEAAGKGGKPVLLKRGPSATMEELLLAAEYILDAGNPDVMLCERGIRTFETHTRFTLPLASVAYLHAKTHLPVVVDPSHGTGHTYLVPQMAAASVAAGADGLILEVHPDPENALSDGYQSLTFKQFADTMALCRRVAEALGKKM